In Trifolium pratense cultivar HEN17-A07 linkage group LG7, ARS_RC_1.1, whole genome shotgun sequence, a genomic segment contains:
- the LOC123896750 gene encoding uncharacterized protein LOC123896750, giving the protein MAFPLCNLNLNLSLLSQSKSRFNDKPFHHTLSSSKPISQCSLFLTSSSSSSLQSSKVAQVNTPSLATQDKQNQHQKDEFYLNLGLAVRTLREDMPLIFIKDLNYDIYRDDVTFLDPLNTFTGIEKYKLIFWALRFHGRILFREIGLDVYRIWQPSENVILIRWNLRGVPRVPWEAKGEFQGTSRYKLDRNGKIYEHKVDNLAFNFPQKMMKPVSVLDLVTACPASPNPTFLWGPLDSNSCSWIEFYQAVKGTLDQERQLLPQDGLATCS; this is encoded by the exons ATGGCTTTTCCTCTATGCAATCTCAATCTCAATCTTTCTCTTTTATCTCAATCCAAATCAAGATTCAATGACAAACCCTTTCACCATACACTTTCATCTTCAAAACCCATTTCTCAATGCTCTTTATTCCtcacttcatcttcttcttcttcacttcaAAGTTCAAAAGTTGCTCAGGTGAATACACCATCATTAGCTACTCAAGATAAACAAAATCAGCATCAGAAAGATGAATTCTATCTAAATCTTGGTCTGGCTGTTAGGACCCTTCGTGAGGATATGCCCTTGATCTTCATCAAAGACCTTAATTATGATATTTATAG GGATGATGTAACATTCCTGGACCCTTTGAACACATTTACCGGTATTGAAAAGTACAAATTGATCTTCTGGGCATTGAGGTTTCATGGTAGAATTTTGTTTCGCGAGATTGGTTTGGACGTATACAGAATATGGCAGCCTTCAGAGAATGTGATATTGATCAGGTGGAACTTGAGGGGTGTTCCTAGAGTTCCATGGGAGGCTAAAGGTGAATTTCAGGGTACTTCGCGGTATAAATTGGATAGAAATGGGAAAATTTATGAACACAAAGTTGATAATTTGGCATTCAATTTCCCTCAAAAGATGATGAAACCGGTTTCGGTTTTGGATTTGGTTACTGCTTGCCCTGCAAGTCCAAATCCAACATTTTTATGGGGTCCTTTGGATTCAAACTCTTGTTCGTGGATAGAGTTTTATCAGGCTGTTAAGGGCACATTGGATCAAGAAAGACAGTTATTACCACAAGATGGTTTGGCTACATGTTCATAG